AATGATCAAATTGCTTGTCACGTAAGTGAGAGTCTCTAATGAAATTGTGAAGCGCGATACAAGCTAGGATAATTTTCTTCTGCGGAACCAACCCATAAGAAGGGATACCCTTCAACATGCGCCACTTATTTTTCAAGATACCAAAATTACGCTCGATAGCATTTCAAATCTGAGCATGCGTATAGTTAAAAATTTCTTCCTTCTTTGTTGGTAGTCCTTCTCGGCAAAAGTCTGGTAAATGATATTGTTGTTTTTGTAAGGATCTAGGAACCCCCTTCTATTTGGATAAccagaatcaacaagatagtatgtACCTGAAAATAAATATATGAGACATCGATACGACAATACATATGTAACTCATGTATATAGTAAGATAGAATATTACCATCAGGAGGGGTCGGAAACTGTTGTGGATACTTCACAATGTTGTGGTTCAGTATGCGTGTATCATGTGCCGAACCAGGCCATCCAGCTACTACAAACGTGAATCTGAGACCAAAGTCACATATCGCAAGAAGATTTTCTGACGTTTAGCCATGTCTTCCGGTGTGGTTAATTTCTTCTTCCTTAGGAACTTCAACTGGAATATGCGATCCATCTATGGCGCCAATGGCACCTTTGAAATGAGGCCAAAAGCGAGGATCTTGAATTCTTGGATGCACGTTTGTGAAATATCGATCCACTGGTTTTATGTTATCTTTACCCAAATTGTACAAACAATTCAATACCATGTTGAACTTCCTATGAATTGTTTCAAGAGACCGACTGAAACAGTTCCCAACTTGGTGAAATGATTGTGGTCCTCCAACCATCCATAGAAACATACCCAAACATTCAACTAATTCCATATCTCTTGTTGACTCTAACCCATAGCTAGCAACTAGTAGGTTGTGCAGTTGTTCAAACACATCTGGATACATTCTAAACATTTTGTAGCTTCTTTTTCTATCATCAAGTTGTTCATGCACCCATTCAAGCCCAGTTTGTTGTGGAATCCTCATAGCTGCCTTATTCAAATACTTTTCAGAATAGAGATTACCATAGTAGCCCAACACAACCAAATCATGTGCCACTCCAAGAATATGCATTATCCTTTCAATTTCTTCATCATGTGCATTATCATCTCCATCCATCTACAAAATTGAAACTAGACAAGTCAAAAACTCATACATACTAGAGTAGTATACACCAAATGCTAATACCGACACTCATGTATAGTCTACAAGATGTTCAAAATAGAACGGACACATAATGGTCCATAAGTTATAAAATGATCAAAATAGTCTACAAGATATTCCAAATAAATATCACACAAAATGGTCCATAAGTTCTAGAATTCCAATAACAAATAAATAGTGCATATAATACAAGACACATCTACTTGTTTAACTCATTATGTGTCCTCTCGAGATAATCAAACCATCCTCCAGGTGTTTCAAAGGATACGAACAACTCTCTATGCTCCCTTTTCACGGCAAGCTTGGCCGCTGTAAACATGAGATCAGTGCCTTCACTGACTCCACACTCTCGAACCATCGCTAAAAATTCCTTCATAGTTGGGACAGAGTCATCCTTGTTGCTAGAACTTCCAGCATCCACCTTTGAAACTATGTTGCTCAAGGCAGTGTTGTAcgccttaaaaaaggggctctccTTTTCCTTCTCTCCAACACAAGCCTTGTGTTTCCCTTGGGTTGTTTTCTTCGTTGCCTCAccatcatcatccaacaatattgGACCATCCTTGTCCTCTCCTAATTCTTGTCCCGGAATGGCCGCTGATTCTCCGGTGACATGAGCCTTCTTGAACATGACATTTTTTGTTCCAAGTTGGCCGGTGGCCCATTTATGAACTTTGCATGTTCAGGACGACACTGCAAAAATAACATAGTACATATATTAGTTCAAAGTTTAACAAAATACACAAATAGACAAGATAGGTGATAAATATATAACTTACAACTAGGTGCATCTTCCACCACTCATCATCTGCGTCCATAGTTTTTTGTCACCGGATCCCAACCTAGCCCGGTtgcattttgcaactccatccaaccCGTATACTCTTTCTTTAAAGCATCCCATTTGTTCTTGAATTGCTTCTTCGTGAATTACTTTCCTATTTTCTCGGTAATTTTTTCGCCGAGATTCTTGTACCCCTTTCTACTCAAGCAACCCCCATCCCTATTGTTTGCGTTGACTTCATCCATACATATGTCACAGAAAACTCTAGTGTGGTATGCATCCCAAACAACCTTCTCCATTGCAAGATACTAAAAAACTATACGGAAAAACACTACAAAATTAAAGGGGAAGTAAACAACAATATATACAACATTTTTGTTTCCCATGCATATGGGAACTTAAATttctaaattattcaaccgcgggACAATTATTCAAGCAACACTATAAAATAGTCAGATTGTACTAAAATAAACAGCAAAATATGTAAAATAATATTACAGAAAGGTACAACTTAACACATATAAATTAATTATACACTTGAATATCTAAGTGTACTTACCAGTTGACTAAATTATCTGCCCAACTAACCCATATGTTAATCATCATAACTAACCATGTCATGGTGCATGGCCATAGCTAGCACACATCTTGACAAATATTGTACTATATAAGTAGATTGGTGGCTAAAAGGAATGCATTTACTAGTCCATGATCTAATCAACCAGTTGCATGCATTAGCTCCGTTTGCATATGGAGGCACGCTGCATGGATTTAGCGACTATGCCGCCGCTGCCGCATGTACGCTGTAGGTCCGTCATGGATTCTAAGCACAACGTAAAAGTACGCCTCTAATAAAAAATTGCTTCGGTACAACATATTAGCAAATCATCTAGCATCACAACAACCTGGTGCATGCATTACTGCATGCAGATCAAGCGAGAGGAAGAGAGACAAAAAACAAGGCTCACCAGCGGGAGTCTCGGGGAGGAGAGGAGGCCGGATGGGAAGGCTGTCGAAGGGAGATGGGAGAGGTAGGACGGGCGGACGACGGCTAGTGCCGGTCTCCGGTGGGATTGGGTGCGGCCGGAGCTGCAGGCCCTGCAGCGATAGGCGACGCACACGGAACCCTATCTATCTCTCGTGCGTGCAGAGAACAGGTCGAGCCCAGGAAGAAAATAAAAGACCTGGGAAAATACGTACGTGATGGATGCCTCAGCGGTGACAGTTTTATAGTAATATCTGCAAACGATATGGGCAAAGAAAAGAACGGTTCGGGAGGCTAGAAAAAAAGCTCGCGAAGCACCTCTTACTTGTGCTTTTTCTACTATGTGGGAAGGGGACCTGCTTTTGGAAAAGCCTACCGTTCAGCCAACCCGTTTGTTTCGTTTGTCCTACTTTTTTCTGTGGAAAGCAGGTAGAAGCCCAAACAAAGAGGCCCTTAACGTGCCCCCTTGGATCTCCACGTCAACACTGACTTTCGGTACATTGATAAAGTTTTGAAGCGGTCGAATGTGTTTGATCTTGTGTGCATTGAGACCGATCTTGTATTGCTTCCAGATGCCATTCGCCGGTTCCATGCCACTGTGTTCTTTCACTCAGATCCTGCTCGCACTatcacttggatgactggcaaggaTAATTTCTCTGCTACTTTTGATGATTTCTGTGATGCTCTTGGTTATGATGAAGGACGGGCTAGTGGTTTCAAGCTCCACTCTTAGAAGCCCATGTCCATCCAGAAGATTGCTTTTTTGCTATACTCCTGACCCTGAACAGCTACCTCCTCGGATTTGCTGGCATGTACTACTACTACCACACCTTGGCCAAGCTATTCCGGGAGAATCATGTGAGCAAGGCCGATGACAAGGCTAGTTGTCGCCATTACCATGtcaacttgatgtactattgtcGTCCAGAGAATTTGAAGGAGATAAATGGTTGTGATTTCATCTTCTGTTAGTTGCAGAGGTCTGTGGAGAAGCGCATGTCCCCCAACTACTGCCAGTTTGTTCAGtgtcttctctcacatgttgtgcCTATTGATAAGCTTCCTAAAGGTCAGAAAGTGCGTATGGAATCATTTTCTCTTGCACTCTGTGGCCATTATTTGGATGTTCATGAGATGATGCCCCTGAAGCTAGGACCAAGGCTGGGTATGATCCTATCTATACCTTGGGTACCTCTTCTTCTCGTTGTGGTGCTCGTGGTGCCATTTCCAAGTCAATGAAGGGGGCTGCCAAGTTCTTCACCAACCATTGGCAGATGTGCAAGTGCTCCTATGATGTGAACTACCGGGCCTTGGAGATGGCTCAAGAGACTAGGAGGAGGCAGGATGAGTTCCTTCATGAACGGAATGTGACCATTATCCTGCTAGGGCCAGAGATGAATCCAGTGCCCTATGAGTCCTTTGTGATGCCTGCGATTGATGatgctatgttccatgggtttgatATGTCCAGTCTGCCTCCCTTTGGCTCAGCTGGTGCTCCTCCCCGTCCTCGTCGCAGTGTTCCCAGTGGAAGTGGTACCGGCAGTGGCAGTCACACCGGCTCCGGTGATGGTGAAGAAGATTCCGAGGAGAGTTCCCAGCACCACGACTACGTCGCCTTCTTTGCTTGATCGTTAACATTGTCTACTTTTTGTCCTCTTTTTGGtgtttcgatgccaaagggggagaaagaGTAGAGTCTATTAGGATTATGGGTTCTTTTCTGGGGTCTCCGGAGTTCTCCGTATGCACAAACCTTGCTCTTTGTTCCATTCTTATTGGCTTGTGCTACCATTTGCTATTTCATTCGAACTATTTGCTTTATGTTCGTGTGTTGGACAAGTTTGTATTATGTTATGTGAATCTTGGATATCTATCTATGTTATGCTATGACTCGTCTATATGCTTAGATATCTTTACTTTATCTTGTCCATGCCatgttgtttcctaaagataccgggggagcttctcatacactctattgttgcaatttgcattcaaacgccaattctccaagtgcatacattgtgggggagcttGTCTAATATCTTCTATGGAAACATTTTTTTAAGCTCATCATAATATCTTTatttgactctagctcggtttttcATCGTTAACCAAAAagagggagattgtaagggtattttacccttaaccaTTATTTTGGTTAACAATGACACCGGAGCTATTGTGTGGAGTAATGTTTTCTCTAAGTATATTCACATGTTTAGTCCGCATGTGAGATTGCAAGGTGGTGTGAGACCCCCATTTGATGTCCACAAGAAGCGATGATGTTTTGGCTCTTTTCTCTATTGATTTATTCTTGAATCAATAGGAAacaccgcactattaagaggggtggTCTCGATGAGCTCATTGTGGATGTTGCATGAGCTATACATACACATCCTACCATCATATTGTTCCATCACTCTTTCTAGAGAAGTTTAGTTTTTTGGAGAAATCGCCGTTTCAAAAGAATCTGGTGAGTTCCGGCGCAGGTTCCGGCTGAACCGTCTCTACCACCGAAAATATTCAAAGCAGTATTGTAAGCTTTTCCGGCTAATATGGAATCGTTGCGGCGGGCCGGTCTGTAATTGGCGCACGGTCCGGCACGATCGGAACTATTTCGTTCCAAGCAGCCGGTTCGGCTGGATTTCCGGCTAGCCGGTCTGCTCGCCGATCCGTTTCGGCTGGGAAACCGGCTCTGCCTATTTTGCTGCCGATTTGGCTCGCAGGACTTTTTCCAAACGGCTCTTTTTCTCCTTGGGCTCTTTATACCAATTTTTCCAGCTTGAGAGGGTTAGGTCAACCATTCATTTCACATCCttgtgctctctctctctcacacacacaccaTTGTTGAAACACCAAAAACCTTGGATCTCTCTTTATACCCACCAAAAGCCAAATCCCTTTGGTAGAAAGCAAGAAGAGGTCCCAATCTACGTTTCCACCAAGCcagatctcattcccccttgagtTCATCGAgaaagcttgttactcttgggtttgtGGAAACCCTAGGCGACTAGGGTCGCTCGGAAGCATTCATGTTATGGATTTGCTCCAAGAATAAGTTTGTGAGGGTTTCAAGACTACTTTTAAAGTTTACCGCGAGTGagcgagctattccttcgtgggatatgctccggagaagaaggtgagccttcaggGCGTTTGGGAAGTCATTCGTGGAACCCATctcaaggaagggaacacgggaatacatcttggtctccgcgtgcctcggttatttctaatcGATCTTTTTACTTGTGTTTTTTACTtgtgtgatagccttcgtgcttgaagtatcttgtatcatcatataggtTGCCTCACTTAGTTTGCATTATGCTCACTTTCTATTTCGCAAAGACTAAACTTGCAAAAGAAATCAAAGACAATTTGtagaacctattcaccccctttaGGTTACCATCTCTATCCTTTCAATGATGTCAAATAGATTTTCATTGAAATTCCCGCAGTTCTAGTTTTATGGTCATGCCACTCCAGTCCTATTTTTCTATCGGTTTTGTTAGTTCCCATAACTTAGTTCTTGACCAAGTCCTACATAATTATATTTATATCATAATTCATGCATTTAAGTTACAAGTTAGGTTGAAACTGGGATTAAATCATTTGTCCGATCCCACCTCTCTTAATTTTTCACTTGGCTGGACGGACTCTGTTCGCTAGAAAAAATAGATCTGAATTATTAGGTTTGCTTTGTGATTCGTACTATTGGTGAGTTACAAGTTGACAACATAGATTGTAACTAAAATTCCATGATATCAACTGAATAAGAATTATCAATTGAGATTTTTTCACACCCTTTTCCTATTCCAACGTGTTTGAGAATCCGGCAAAAGACCCAAAACTATGTCTCACAAGGATTCGTTTTTTTATCTTACTCAAAAAGGAAGGATTTATTTATCTCGCTGCCTGTTGGGTCCCACAATAGCCTGGACGCACCTGTCAGCTGGGTCCCAGCACGGGAGCTTTCCCCACCGCCTGACTGGCCCACATGTCAGTCACACTGACCAGCACTTCCCACGCCCTCAACCATCCCCCAACAACTATATCCTCAAAAACACTTGTTTCCAAGGAAAACCAATCGTACTTGTCCAAACCCTAACACCACCTCgccgccggcgacgtccgcctgaCGGACGCGCCGCCAGGGAATCCCTGCCCCGCCTTCCAGCGGCCGCCCTCTGCCTGATCCGTCGCCCGCCCGCCCGCGGGATCCGGATCGGCTTCAGCCATGTCAAAGGCCAAGGTCTACGCCGACGTCAACGTGGTGCGCCCCAAGGAGTACTGGGACTACGAGGCCCTCGCCGTACAGTGGGGGTGAGTCGAATCCGCCAGTAGCTACACCTCGCCCTAGCCCTCAACTTCTTTCTTTTTCGTATTCCTTCGTTCCCGTGGCGAATCTGCTTCCTTTTCGTCGGTCGCCTCGTCGCGATAAGATTCAGGGGCAGGATACGTCTAGTGTTCTGTTCAAATTCTAGATGCGGCCTTGGGAGGTCTTGTCTGATGCCAGCTTGATTGTGCCGTGCGGTTTGAGAGAGCTCCGTGTGTCGTAGATTGAGAATTTGAGATGCCAGATGTGATTGCTCAGATGATTCCGGCAGTTGCTTGATTGCTTTCTTGCAGTATCCGACTTCACTAGTCACTAAACCGATCCAACTGTTTTGTGATACTTTTATTTAGGAATTATGCGTCCATGGTGCACCCTCACGGTTTATTTGGAACCATTAATAGTTCTCTTCATCTTAAGAGAACTGTCAATAACTTTTGCCAAATTAGGCACCCAAATACGACTGTCAGATGTGCCCATTTACGAGCAACATTCTCCATGGCCAAAATATTTTGTTGAATTGGACACCCATGCCCGTGTCCCAGATGCAATACTCATGACCTCTATATGTTCTAATTGTGTTGATTCTCACAGTTGTTACTGCAGTTTGTCTTTTCTTCTGTGCAAAAGCATGTTCTTTTATTAGTTTTGCAGTTTTTCATTTATGCTGGACTGGTTATTTAGTGTTATATTGCCAGTTCGCCAGATAATATAAGGCCTACACTGGACAAAACTTACTGGTctcttccttttgatcccctattACTGATTAGTCAGATGCTTTAAATCAGGCTCAACAAGTATGTACGCTACTGGAACCTTGGTTCGTGATAGTAGATATGTGCACTAAACTTAATTATTTGTAACTATATTTTAAATACTCAGATGACCATAAAGCTTTGTTGCATAACTTATCATTAGGATCCAGGCATTTGCCTTATTTTCTTTGAGTTTGGCATGGGATTTTCTTGCTTTCGCATTCTTATATAGATGAAAAATGAGAGGACTGAAAGCACGAAGCATTAATTTGTAGAAGCTCGTTGCTTTGGCCTCCCTTTGTTTTGCATGTCCGTACAAGTGACATGAGATGTTTTCAGAAATCTAATAGTCGTTCTCTATTCGCTCTCCATCTTCCAGACAGGAAAGAAAAACCTGTGCCTGAAGTAGTTTAACTGATTTTAGTATCTGTCCACACAAGGGTACTGGCATACTGCTGTTATCATTTTTGCTACTTTTTGTTTTGAATGTGTGGTTATTAATCATTCCAGTCCATCTAAAAGATATGTCTGTGGCAACTTACACAATGTCCGGATATATTAGTATATCCACCCATGGGTTCTAACGAGTATTATGTTTCTTTTCAATCAGTGAGCAGGATGACTACGAAGTTGTCCGGAAAGTTGGAAGAGGCAAATACAGTGAAGTCTTTGAGGGAATCAATGTTAACAATAATGAGAAATGTGTTATTAAAATCCTGAAGCCTGTCAAGAAAAAGAAGGTAATCCATCTGCGACTTAAATGGCCACATGTTCTCTAAGATTTTAGCTTATGTTTCTCATGCTTATGCAGATCAAAAGAGAGATCAAAATACTTCAGAATCTCTGTGGAGGTCCAAATATCGTGAAGCTGCTTGATATTGTCAGAGATCAGCATTCAAAAACACCAAGCTTGATCTTTGAATATATTAACAACACAGATTTCAAAGTGCTGTATCCGACATTGACAGATTATGACATCCGCTACTATATCTATGAGTTGCTTAAGGTATCAATTTTTTCTCAACTTTCTGTTGATGTTGTTTTCCAAACAAAATTACTAAATATAAAACCTAAATTTTTAAATACATACATCCTGTCTAGTTCCAAGTTCCGACATCTGGTTAGACTATTTCTTGGGACACTTTCTTGCGCTTGGGGAAAGGTATTTGTGCTAGTGAGGAAAAGAAGAATTCTTCCTTTGCTGTAACAAGCAACCACGCCAAGTCACTACTTTTCCCTCTTGAGGGGCAAACTACGTTTATCTTGATTTGGTTGCAGAGCTTTAGTTATTGTTATTCTAGTCGTGATTTATCAAACTGTTTTCATTTACGAGTGCAGGCTCTGGATTACTGCCATTCACAAGGCATTATGCACCGAGATGTGAAGCCCCACAATGTTATGATAGATCATGAGCTCCGGAAACTCCGTCTAATAGACTGGGGCCTTGCTGAATTCTACCATCCTGGCAAGGAATATAATGTCCGTGTTGCATCAAGGTAGGGAAATACGTGCTCGCTCTTTAATCATCTTAGACCAACTAGTTAATACGGAGTACTTAATAGCAGTAGTGACCTTATTGCTTGTGGACTTTAAAGAATTTGTTGTTGATCTTCTGGTCACTTGTGAAGCAATAGACAGACGGAAATTTACTTTATTTGAAATCCACTTTCTACGTGGAAAGATTATTCTTTCTGTACTACCTTCGTTCCATAATTCTTGTTGCAGATTCAGACGTATTTATGCACAaactgtgtctagatacatccaaatcggCGACAAGCAttatggaatggagggagtatttgtTTTTTCATCAGTACAAATCTCAACTTCATAGCATACATCCTGTTATACATATAAGATTACTTTATTAAATATACTTTTCTTAGTACTTCAGTTGATGTGCCATCTATAGCTTGCATATTCCAAATTCTTTCATATTTTTTAATCCCTTTTTACACATCCCACATCCACATGTTTCCTTGATGCATCTGTCACCCCCCTTCTATGCTCATTCTCAAAATATTTGCTGGCATTTCCTTTTTTCTCTGGGATTCAGGTACTTCAAAGGACCTGAGCTTCTTGTTGACTTACAAGACTATGATTACTCTTTGGACATGTGGAGTCTTGGCTGCATGTTTGCAGGAATGGTATGAACACCGTGATAGTACAGtttaatattattaatagcttcGTTTTTGTGTCTCAAATTGTTTCAAATACAAATGGTGCTTATTTGTTAAAAAAAATTGTTGATTGCAGATATTCCGCAAGGAGCCATTTTTCTATGGCCATGATAACCATGATCAACTTGTTAAGATTGCAAAGGTATTCAGTTTGTTCCTCGTATTCCCACATACTGTGTTCTGTAGATTCGTTGGTGGCATTTGATATTGCTTGCAATTGCCATATCTCATTTGCTATTAGCTACCTGAGTGACCGATTAACAGATCTGACTATTTAGGTTTCATGAACTTGTTCTCTTGTAAAATTAATTATATTACATTGTATTCATGCGGACGTGTAATTACTAGCCTGGCTTTACCAGGTATCCTGTTTCATTAGAAGTACCATTTCAGCTTTAAAAGCATGAGCACTAAATTCTGGTCACACCTCTGTATTCGCAGGTACTTGGAACAGATGGGCTAAATGCTTACTTGAACAAGTACCGAATTGAGCTTGACCCTcagcttgaagcccttgttggaaGGTATATCGGCCACCAGACTTTCTGCTGCAAGATCTCTAATTTTCATGTGAATGACAGTTTGTGTGTTTTATTTCACCTGCAGGCACAGCAGGAAACCCTGGTCAAAGTTTATTAATGCGGACAACCAGCATCTTGTATCCCCTGAGGTTGTCATTGATACATGGATCTAAAGTATACGTCGCTAACATTTACCTGTTCCTGGTTTCTTAACAAGGTTTTTTCTCCATTTTAGGCCATAGATTTC
This region of Lolium perenne isolate Kyuss_39 chromosome 2, Kyuss_2.0, whole genome shotgun sequence genomic DNA includes:
- the LOC127334063 gene encoding casein kinase II subunit alpha-2, encoding MSKAKVYADVNVVRPKEYWDYEALAVQWGEQDDYEVVRKVGRGKYSEVFEGINVNNNEKCVIKILKPVKKKKIKREIKILQNLCGGPNIVKLLDIVRDQHSKTPSLIFEYINNTDFKVLYPTLTDYDIRYYIYELLKALDYCHSQGIMHRDVKPHNVMIDHELRKLRLIDWGLAEFYHPGKEYNVRVASRYFKGPELLVDLQDYDYSLDMWSLGCMFAGMIFRKEPFFYGHDNHDQLVKIAKVLGTDGLNAYLNKYRIELDPQLEALVGRHSRKPWSKFINADNQHLVSPEAIDFLDKLLRYDHQDRLTAREAMAHPYFLQVRAAENSRTRAQ